Part of the Deinococcota bacterium genome, TGGCCCGGCTCGTCGAGGCCAACCTCCGCTTCACCAGGGCGGGCATCCCCGGCCAGAACAGCCTCCTGGCGGTGATCTACGTGCAGCGCCGGGCGGAGAGCGAGCTAGCCTCCGACACCATTCGCCAGCGGCTCGTTTACCTCGTCCAGCAGGCGATTTTGGTGGAGGACCTCAACGTGACGCCGCTCGTCGACGTGATGGTGCTCGAGGTGCCGGCAGAGCCCGGCCGTTCCAGCCCACCTGTGGAATAAACGCTAGAATAACCGCCACGCCGTGCTCCTCGAGGCTACGGTCATTCAAATTCCGGAGCGGTGGCCGAGGAGTCCGCGAGGTTCGACAATGTCTATCACCCACAATGTCTATCACCCACAATGTCTATCAGCGCTCTTGCCCGCCCCTCCAGAACGGCTGAAAGGCCATCCCTTAGGTTACACCGGCCAAGTCAAGGAGCGGCAGTTTCGTACCTTCCTCTTCCGACTCCTCGCCAGGCTGCCCCGCCGGGTAGTCGCCGGTAAAGCAGGCGAGGCAGGTGGTGGCGAGCCTGATGGAACGGGCCAGACCCGCTTCGGAGATGTAGTAGAGCGAGTCCGCGCCGATGAGCTTGCGAATCTCCTCGACGCTGCTCTCGGCGGCGACGAGCTCCTTGCGCGCGGCCGTGTCGATGCCGTAGTAGCAGGGGTAGCGAATCGGCGGGCTCGAAACCCGGAAATGCACCTCGGTCGCGCCCGCCTCGCGCAAGAGCTGCACGATGCGCCCCGAGGTGGTCCCGCGCACGATCGAGTCGTCCACCAGCACCACGCGCTTGCCTCTGACCGCCGCCGTCGCCGCCAGCTTGAGCCTGACCTTGAGCTCGCGCAGGCGCTGGTTGGGGTTGATGAAGGTGCGGCCGGCATAAGGCGACTTGTAGAGGCCCATGTCGTAGGGGATGCCCGAAGCCCTCGCGTAGCCGATAGCGGCGGGCAGACCCGAGTCGGGCACGCCGATGACCAGGTCGGCGTCCACCGGTGCCTCCTGCGCCAGCCTCTCGCCCATGCGGATGCGCGAGGCGTGCACGTCGGCGCCGTCCAAGACCGAGTCGCCGCGCGCGAAGTAGATCCACTCGAAGGCGCAGGGGGTGGGCTTGGGCGTCAGCACCTGCCGGGAGTGGAGGCCGTCGTCGTCCGCCACCACCAGCTCGCCCGGCCTCACGTCGCGCACCATCTCGGCGCCGATGACCTGTAGCGCCGAGGGCTCCGAGGCGAAGACGTAGCCGCTCGAGCCGTCCTTGGCTATCCTGCCGATGACCAGCGGGCGCACCCCGTTCGCATCGCGTAGGCCGATTATCTTGGAGCGGTTCATGAGGACGACGGCGAAGCCCCCGGAAAGCTCGCCCATCACCCGCGCGGTGGCCTCCTCGAGCGTGAGCTGGCTGTAGCGGGCGATGAGGTTGATCATCACCTCACTGTCGTTGGTCGTCTGAAAAACCGCGCCGTCTTCGAGCATCTCGTTGCGCATCCCCTTGGCATTGGTGAAGTTGCCGTTGTGCGCCAGGGCGATAATGCCCTTGTTCGAACGCACCGTGAGCGGCTGGGCGTTGAAGCGCAGGGACGAGCCGGTGGTCGAGTAACGGGTGTGGCCGAGACCGGTGCGCGCGCCCGCCAACCTCAGCTTGCTCAGCCGCTCTTCGGTAAAGACCTCGGAGACGAGGCCCATGTCCTTTTCGATGACGATCTCGTCGCCGCTGGCGACGCAGATGCCGCAGGACTCCTGGCCGCGGTGCTGCAAGGCAAACAGGCCCAGGTGGCAGAGCGAGGCGATATCCGCGGGCTCGGCGAGGTGAACGGCGAAGACGCCGCACTCCTCGCGCGGTTTGTCATCGTGTGGCTCAAAGTCAAGCTTTGAGTCAAGGTCGAACGCTTCGTCCCGGTCTGTCATGCCCTCACGCCCTATTCCTCTGGCCCGGTTGCGCTGGCCCTATTGCTCAGGCCAGTGCTTCGGCCAGCGGCATTTCGTACGCTTCAGTCAAGTCGGCCAGGCTCCAGTATAGACGCTGGCCCTGCGCCGTGAGTTGCAGCTCGAGACCCTCGCCACCCACCGCGCCCAAGACGGCAAAGGGCAGGCCGAAGCCGGCAAGACGCGCCTCGACCTCGCCCAACTTGCCGGGCTCGATGGCGACCACGACGCGCGACTGCGCCTCGCCGTAGAGCAGCGCATCGGGGCGGATGGCGTCGCTCAGCTCGAGTCTCGCGCCCCGCTCGCCCGCCATGGCCATTTCCGCCAGGGCCACCGCCAGCCCACCCTCCGAAGGGTCGTGGGCGGTGTCGCAGAGCCCCTCTTGGATGAGGGCGAGGACCGCCTTCTGCAGCTGTTTCTCCCGCTCCAAGTCGAGCCGCGGCACCCGTCCGGCCTCGAGGCCGTGAACCAGGGCCAGATAGGCCGAGGCGCCGAGCTCGTCGCTGTTTTCGCCCAGGAGGACGATCGCATCGCCGCTTCGTTTGAAGGCGGTGGTGGCGCGCTTTGAGATGTCCTCTATCACCCCGACCATGCCGACGTTGGGCGTGGGATGGACCGCTACGGGCGTATTGCCGGAGGTAAACTGGTTGTAGAGGCTGACGTTGCCGCCCGTCACCGGCGTAGCGAGGGCACAGCAGGCGTCGCGCAGCCCCTCGACCGCGCGCTGCATCTGGTAGTAGACCCCGGGGCGCGTGGGGTTGCCGAAGTTGAGGTTGTCGGTGATGGCGAGCGGTGTCGCGCCAACGCAGGCGATATTGCGCGCCGCCTCGGCGACGGCGGCTCTAGCGCCCTCAAAGGGGTCCAAGTAGCAGTAGCGCGAGTTGCAGTCGGTGGTGGCGGCGACGCCCTTGGTCGTTCCCTTGACGCGCAAGACGGCCGCGCCCGCCGCGCCCGGCA contains:
- the purF gene encoding amidophosphoribosyltransferase; this encodes MTDRDEAFDLDSKLDFEPHDDKPREECGVFAVHLAEPADIASLCHLGLFALQHRGQESCGICVASGDEIVIEKDMGLVSEVFTEERLSKLRLAGARTGLGHTRYSTTGSSLRFNAQPLTVRSNKGIIALAHNGNFTNAKGMRNEMLEDGAVFQTTNDSEVMINLIARYSQLTLEEATARVMGELSGGFAVVLMNRSKIIGLRDANGVRPLVIGRIAKDGSSGYVFASEPSALQVIGAEMVRDVRPGELVVADDDGLHSRQVLTPKPTPCAFEWIYFARGDSVLDGADVHASRIRMGERLAQEAPVDADLVIGVPDSGLPAAIGYARASGIPYDMGLYKSPYAGRTFINPNQRLRELKVRLKLAATAAVRGKRVVLVDDSIVRGTTSGRIVQLLREAGATEVHFRVSSPPIRYPCYYGIDTAARKELVAAESSVEEIRKLIGADSLYYISEAGLARSIRLATTCLACFTGDYPAGQPGEESEEEGTKLPLLDLAGVT